TGCAATTTAGTCAAGCGGTTGTGGATGAAAAAACCACTGCAAAACGAATTAATCCCAAACGGATGCAGCGAGATATTCACCGGCAATTGGATCAAAAAAGTATTGGCACCAAGGCACAGCAAGCGCTCAAAGAAGAGCAGGAACAAAAAAAGCTTATCAGGAAAGCGTTTAATCGCCAGAAAACAGAAACCGAAAAAATGCTGTTATTCAAATTAAAACAGGAGCAGAAAAAACAAAAACATCGCGGTCGATAATCGTTCAGATCGTTTTTGGTTGTGTGATTAAGTTACGGTATTAAATTTCAGAATGGCTATAATTAAGTTATAAAATAAATTAGCTATTAAGGAGATAAATAAAATGAGTGCATTAGTAATCACCAAAGATAATTTTGAACAGGAAGTTATGAAGTCGGATAAACCCGTATTATTGGATTTTTGGGCACCTTGGTGTGGTCCTTGCAAAATGGTTTCGCCGATCGTTGATGAAATCGCGGGAGAAGTTACCGATTCAAAAGTTTGCAAAATCAATGTTGATGAACAACCAGAGTTGGCTGCTAATTTTAGAGTAATGAGTATTCCAACCTTAGCCGTGATTAAAGATGGGAAAGTTGTAAAAACTTCAGTTGGGGCAAAACCCAAAGCCGATATTTTAAAAATGCTGGATGTATAAAAATCAGAGAAGAAAAGCAACAGTGAAAGCTGGTGCTTGGGATTGTTGATAAACGACCGTACCGATCAATTGTTAATCTGTTGTATGCACGCAATTCGTACAGTTGCAAGTAAAGCTTTGGCTAAAGACAGCCTTTTCGTTGCAACTGTTCGCCTTGAGGCACACAACATGATCGAACAATTGTCGGTACTACGTTATCTTTTTTGACAGTCTGAAGCAACGGTGAAAGCTGTTGCTTTTTTTTGCGAAGAATTTGGGGTAAGGGCTAAATGATATCGCGTAATTGAACTTTGTCGATCACTTCAATTTTTCCGCGGGACAGGTGCACATACCCTTCGTTCTCAAAATATTTCAACATCCGGGAAACAACTTCCCGGGCGGAACCGATATATTTAGCAATTTGTTCATGGGTCATCACGATGGTGTTTGAACCGGTTCGAGCGACTTCGTCTAATAGAAAAATGGTCAAACGTTTGTCAAAGCTCATAAAGAGAATTTGTTGCATTGCCCACATGACGTCAGAAAAACGATCAATTGCGGCTTTATAGGAAAAATTTTCAGCATAAATATTTTCATTACATATTTTTTGAAAGATCGCCGAATTAATAAGGATAATTTCGCAGTCTTGTTCAGCATCGATATGGACATCAAAGGTAATATTTTGTAAGATGCAGGACGCGGATAAAATACAAAATTCGTTAGCTCCGATGCGATAAAGCGTGATATCGCGGCCATCCTCTGATAAAATATAAGTACGTAATTCACCTGATTTAATGAGTAGCACACCAACACAGTCATTTTCACCCTGGTGGATAGTTTCCCCTCTTTGATAATTCATCAGCATCGCATTTTCTAAAAGCATTGACTTTTGCTGGGAATTTAAGTGATCCCAAAAAGTCAGGATGGTTTCGATGAATTGACTATCTTGTTTATTTAGCATGTTAACACCTCGCTGATTAGAATGATTAAAGTATAGCATAACAAAATAGTGATTATACTTTAATTTGGGGGTACCAATAAAAAAAAGGTGAAGCAATATAAGGAGCTTTCTAATGAAAAAAGAAATAAAAAAAGATCTGGAATTGAGAAATCTGGAAGCCAAAGATTTAACGCAGTTTAATGATATTTTGAGATATGCATTTCAGGTTACGGATGAACAATTATTAAAGGTTGGCTGGAAACATGATGAAATTAAACGGTCAAAGTTTCCGATTTTGGAAAAAGCCGAAGTGATTGGTTGGTTTGAAGATGGTCGGCTAGCTGCTCAGATCGCCGTTTATCCGCTTCAGGTTAATATCAGCGGCAACATTTACGAAATGGGATACATTACCGGAGTAGCTACGTATCCGGAATATATGGGCTTGGGACTGATGTCCGGGCTGATGAAAAAAAGTTTGGAAACGATGCATCAGCGAAATCAATGTATTTCTTTTTTATTTCCCTATTCGCATCCACTTTATCGGCATAAAGGCTGGGAGATCGTTTCGGATAAGATGACTTTTTGTATTCAGGATCATCAATTGCCCCGGGATATTGATGTGCCGGGACGAATCAAGCGGGTGCCGGAGAATAATCCCGATCTGATTAAATTACATCAGGAGTTTGCACAAAAAACCCATGGCTGTCTGATCCGCAACGACCTGGTTTGGGAAGAATATTGGCGCTGGGAGGTGGAAGATGTTACGGTAGCCATTTATTATAGTGAGAATGATCGCGCGTTAGGTTATCTGGTCTACCTGATCGAAAATGACGTGTTTCATGTCAAGGAAATGGTCTATCTCAACCAGGAAGCCAGAAAAGGGTTATGGGCTTATATTGCCGCTCATGAATCGATGATTAATGAGGTTGTTGGCAATAATTATAACAATCATACCATCTCGTTTTTATTTGGCGACAGCGATATGAAAGAAACGATTCGCCCTTATATAATGGCGCGAATTGTTGATTTTGAAGGGTTTATTAAACAATATAATTTTGAAAATGCCGATCTTGATGAAACGATTACCTTTGAAATTATTGATACCGTGTTAGAATGGAACAATCAGATTTTTACGATACAATTCAGTCAGGACAATAAACCCATTTTAATTGACCAACCATCGCCTAATTGGGTCAAAGTGGAAATTAGTATTTTGACCTGTATGTTACTGGGTTATAAGCGGCCGACATATTTGCAACAGATCGAACGAATCGCGGCGAATAAAAAAACCGTATCAATTCTGGAACGGATTATCCCGAATGAGAAGGTTTATTTTTCAGATTATATTTAATGAGCAAAAAGCGATCAATATGATCACTTCAGACTGTCAAAAAAGATAACGTAGTACCGACAATGGTTCGATCATGTTGTGTGCCTCAAGGCGAACAGTTGCAACGAAAAGGCTGTCTTTAGCCAAAGCTTTACTTGCAACTGTACGAATTGCGTGCATGCAACAGATTAACAATTGGTCGGTACGGTCGTTTATTGACAACCTCAAGCGATCAATATGATCGCTTTTTATAAAAGGGAAAGGGACTTTTTAATTGTTCATAAATTTAATATATTCGCCTGAAATAGTTGATACCGGGCAAATAGTACACCATGTTCGCGGCTTGAAGATCAGTGACAGACTGACGCCAAGAATAGTAGTGGTCATCATCATTGAATAAAAACGATAGGATAAATGACTTATCCAGGGCGATAACCCCTCAAATTCGATCAATTGCGGAAGTTCAAAGGGAATTGGAATAATGATCAAAAACCGCAGATATTCAAGTGGGGGCTTAAGACCGCGCCCCACGGCAATGGTCGTTAGGGTAATAAATAGGAGGCTGATGCCGAAATAAATTAACATGATCCATTTCATCTGGCCCTTAATAAAAAACTTGGGTGTTTTAAAAGAAAATTTAGCGGTCGTTTTACCGGTAGTGGAAATAAGGCTGGCCCGGGGGCAGTAACCTTGACACCAGGTTTTTTTACGGTTACGGACTAATAATATAAAAGGGAGCATCATACAGACAAGACCCAAAAGTGCAAAATGAATATTAATAAAACCTAAAAGAAAATAAGTGATGACGATGAGAAATAAATATTTGTTATTTTTCATAGTGCGATGAACCTCCTGTTGGATTAAAATGAAGAACTGAGCATAAAGCCTAAAATGGCTCCATAAATAGCCGTTCGATGGGGTTTGGCGGTAATTGGACAGCTGCCGTTGGGACAGCCGACCAATTTGTAATAAAGAAGGCCCAGAGCCGCGCCGACAATGGTTCCGATAAGCAGTCGAAGATACATAATAAACTCCTAATTTTTAATTAAGTTAATGCCCTCTAATAAGGCACTTTCATCAAGGGCGCCACGATATCCACTGACAATCTTTCCTTCCGGGTTGATAAAGAGGGTGGTGGGAATCGATGATACACCATAAGCGATACTGGCTTCTGATTTGCTATCAAAGTAAATGGGAAAGTCAAAACCCTGAGCCGTGACGAATTGCTGCGCTTTTTCATTGGTTTCTCGTTCACCATCAGCTTGATCCACCATTAAAAAAACGACATCATCTTTTTGATCCTGATAGACGGCATTAAAATGGGGCATTTCACTTTTACAGGGCGGACACCAGGATGCCCAGAAATTAAGGACTACTGGTTTTCCTGAAAAATCGGAAAGTTTTACCGGATTGCCGTCTTGATCATAGATGGTAAAATCCGGAGCGGTTTGCAGCTCGTCAGTTTGGGATGACTGACTGGGATTAAAAGTGGCCGATAAAAACGTATAGCCCCAATAGGCAAGACCGAGAAAGATCGCAAAAGCGACGAGACCAATGATTGTTTTGGTTTTATTTGTCATGATACACTCCTTAAAAAGTTAACAATGAAAGAAAATAACCCATTAAACCGGTTGCCATTAAAATCCCAAGGAGAATCAAAAATCCCCCGGAAATGCGATTGACTATTTTAAAATGCCGTTTAATAAAATTGAAGGTTGATTTTAGCTGATCAATTAAAACGGCACTGAGAATAAAAGGAATCCCTAATCCAATCGAAAACGAAAATAGCATCAGGATGCCTTTTGCAACCGCGCCAGTGGATGCGGCCAGCATTAACGCCGAACCTAAAAACGCACCAACGCAAGGCGTCCAGCCAATGGAAAAAACAATTCCAAAAAGCAGGGAAGAAAAAAAGCCAATCCGAGAATGATTCAAACTTATTTGTCGATTAACATTTAGAAACGGCAGATGCAGGATATCCATAAAATTCAAACCAAAAATGATGATAATAATTCCCCCAATGAGATTGACGGCGGTGTTATATTTAATTAAAAGGCTGCCGATACTGCCGGCAAAGGCCCCGAGTAAAACAAAGATCAGCGTAAAACCAAGAACAAATCCAAGAGCATTAAAGAGCGCGGTATGATGATTTTCATCGTGGGTTTGGCCTGCAAAGTAGGAAATATAGATGGGCAGCATGGGCAAAAGACAAGGTGAAACAAAGGTGATAATACCTTCGAGAAAAGCGATAAAATATTCCATACAACCTCCATTAATTTATTTCAGACACTTATGTTTCAGATCATTTTAAGGTCAAAACAAGGGCATTCATTGGACAAAAATTGACACACTTGCCGCAACCGATACATTTATTCATATCAACTTCCGGGGCCGCAAACCCAACTTGAGATAAAGCGTCGACCGGACAAACCGATACTGATGGACAAGGATGGTTTTGGGGACAACGTTCTTTTTTAACACTTAAAGTAACTTTGTTAACGGCTGCTTTATTTTTTGGTGCTGAATGAGTTGACTCAATCATTTTTTATACCTCCATTGTGTGTAATAGTAGATCTAATTGATTAGATTTTTATTATTATAACAAACGCTTTAGAGGTGTCTCTGTGATTAAATCACAGAGACACCTCTAAAGGAGGGTATTTTGGCAATGTAATCGAAAGGCAGAAATCAAGTTAAAAAAAAACAGCAGATCCGGATGATCACACTGTTCTTTTTTATATTAGGAATGAAAAGAAAAAGAGGAGATATTTATCTCTTGTTGTTATGTTAGTCCGTGAACCTTTAGTGAAGCTTTGAATTCAGTTAAGTTTAAGTTAAATTAAGATTTCGGGGCGAATAAGTCGGCATTGACAAAAATCTGGGCCTATGATAATCTTTATTTTAATTAGAGAGTTGGGGAGCTTATGCATTTAGGCTGAGAGGAAGTAAATGGCTACTTCGACCCATGTACCTGATACGGATAATGCCGGCGGAGGGAAAAACAGGTTGAGTTGCTGCGCATTAATGTGCAGCTTTTTTTGTTTAAAGATTTAGTGGTATCAAAAAGTGAGGTTGTTTTATTAACGGTTGCGGGTTTTTAGCCTTGCAAGCGCGACCAGAAAATAAATATTAATCAGGAATTGTAAAACGGACAAAACTCACGGCATTTTTGCAATTACCTATGAATAAGAAGAGAAAGAGGTATTATGTTATGTTTGAAAAAATCTTGGAAAATGTTAATGCCAAGCCGCCGCTGGTTCATTGTATCACAAATTATGTGACGGTAAATGATTGTGCCAATATGGTTTTGGCTTGTGGCGGTTCGCCTATTATGGCCGATGATATCAATGAGGTTGAAGAAATTACGGCTATTTGCAATGCTTTGGTCATTAATATTGGAACCCTCAATGAACGGACTGTGAGATCAATGATTAAAGCTGGCCAAAAAGCCAATCGCTTGGGTTTACCGGTGATCCTTGATCCGGTTGGAGCAGGTGCTTCATCACTGCGAACCAAAACGGTATTCGAATTATTAAAGGAAGTAAAATTTAGTGTTATTCGCGGCAATGTTTCAGAAATTAAGACCATTCAGCTGGGAAACGGCACGACCAAGGGTGTGGATGCTGATCTTAGCGATGCCGTGACAGATGATAACCTTGATCAGATGGTTGCTTTTGCTAAAACGCTTAGCGAGAAAACCGGAGCGATAATTGCCATTACCGGGGCGATCGATATTGTGGCGGATAACCAAAAAGCGCTTATCATTCGTAATGGACACGCGATGATGTCACGGATTACCGGGACTGGATGTATGCTGACGACGGTTGTTGGCAGCTATTGCGGGGCTAATCCGGAAGATATATTGATGGCGACGGCAGCAGCGGTAAGTAACATGGGGTTGTGCGGCGAATTGGCGTTTGAAAAAATTCAGAACCAAAATGGCGGAACCGCATCGTTTAGAATCGCTCTGATTGACTTTATGAGTCAGATGGATATGGGAACATTAAGAGGAGGAATCAAGGTTGAAACTCGATAAACAGGCAATGCTTTTGTATGCGGTTACTGATCGTTCCTGGCTGGGCACCCGAACCCTGGTTGAACAGGTAGAAGAAACTTTAAAAGGCGGGGCCACTTTTATTCAGCTGCGAGAAAAAGATCTGGATTTTTTAGACTTTGTTGATGAAGCAAAAGAAATTAAAAAACTGACCGATACTTACCAGATTCCATTTGTCATTAACGATAATGTCGAAGTCGCACTGGCAGTCGATGCCGATGGCGTTCATGTGGGTCAGGATGATCTCGATGCCGGTGAATTAAGAAAGCGACTGGGCGATAAAATCATCGGCGTGTCGGCCGACACGGTGGCGCTGGCACTAAAGGCTGAAGCCGATGGGGCCGATTATATTGGGGTTGGTGCGATCTATTCCACAGCAACAAAAACCGATGCGGAGGTGGTCGACTTTGAAACCATTGCCGCTATTTGTAAAAGTGTCACCATTCCGGTTGTTGCCATCGGCGGTCTTAATGAAAATAATATTTTATCGTTGCGGGGTACCGGTGTCGACGGCGTCGCGTTGGTATCAGCGATTTTTTCGAAAACGGATATTGTGAAAGCAACGCAGGTATTAAGGCGTTTATCGGAGGACATGGTAAAGGCATGAAATCCCAAGGAAACATCTTTGATCTGGATGGAACTCTGCTTGATTCGATGCCGGCATGGGAAAATATTGGGACTGATTTTTTAACAAAACATGGTGTGAATCCACCGGCTGACTTAAATAAAATTATTAAAACAATGAGTTTTGTTGAGTCATCCCGCTATTTTATTGATTTTTTTGGTGTTGACATGACAGTTGAACAGGTTAATGATGAAATTAATGCGATGATCCAGGATAACTATGCTAAACATCTTCAACTAAAACCTTTTGTCAAAGAAGTTCTCGATCAACAACGAGCTAAAGGGATCAAAATGGGGATTTTAACGGCAACACATAAATCGTTGGTGGAATTGGTATTGGCTCGCTTTGGCCTGTTGAACCATTTTCAGTTTATTCTCACATCGGGAATGGCCGGATTACCCAAAAGTGATCCGGAAATTTATCATAAAGCGATCAAAAGTTTGCGACTGCCAGTTGATCAAATTACTATTTTTGAGGATGCCTTATATTGTATTCAAGCCGCCAGGAATACGGGCTGTCATATTGTTGGTGTTTATGATGAATCATCAAAAGCTGATTGGGCGGAGATTCAAAAAAATGCAGATGATACGATTTTAAGTTTTAAGGAGTTGTTAAAATGAAAAAGGTTTTATCGATCGCCGGATCGGATTGCAGCGGCGGCGCCGGTATTCAGGCGGATATTAAAACGATCGCGGCGCATCAAATGTACGCGATGACCGTAATTACGGTCTTAACGGCCCAAAATACTACCGGGGTTTACGGTATTGCCGAAGTGGCAAGCGAATTTGTCGCAAAGCAGATGGATTGTGTATTTAGTGATATTTTTCCTGATGCGGTAAAAATTGGAATGGTTTATAATGCTGAAATTATCAGGACGATTGCCGCAAAATTGAAACAATACCAGGCTCAAAACATTATTCTGGATCCGGTTATGGTTGCGACCAGTGGGGGAAATTTACTCAGTGCCGATAGTATCGAAAGTTTAAAAACCGAACTGATGCCACTGGCCGATCTCATTACCCCGAATATTCCCGAAGCAGAATATTTGTGTGGCTTTGCCATTCAGACCAAATCTGACATGGTTCGTGCGGCAAAAAAAATGGCCGAAAATTATCAGGGCAGTATTTTAATTAAGGGGGGGCATCGTCTTGACAGTGCCGATGATTTTTTGTTGATTCACAAAGACCAAAGCAGTCAAGAAAGATGGTTTCCCGGGGCGAAAATTGCCAACCCTAACTCCCATGGAACCGGTTGTACCCTTTCTTCGGCTATTGCTTGTGGTCTGGCTGCTGGCGCCGAGATCGAGCAGGCGGTCAGAAACGCTAAAGATTATGTCAGTGGGGCGTTGTCTGCTAATCTGGATTTAGGCAAAGGTAGCGGTCCTTTGGATCATGGCTATAAAATGAAGCAATAAAAAGCATTAAAATTATTAATTTCGATAGAAAGGTCATGTAATAATGAAAACCAATTATTCGGTAATTTATGCAATCTTGGCCGCAGTGCTTTTTGGTATCAATGCACCGTTTTCAAAAATTTTGGTTAATCAGATCAATCCTTTATTTTTGGCCGCTCTTTTATATCTGGGCGCTGGGATTGGGATGACGGTGCTGACCGTTTTAAATAAAAAACGGCGCTCTGAATCACGTGAAGCTAAACTCACCAAAGGCGAATGGCCTTATGTGATACTGATGATTTTATTGGATATTGCCGCGCCGATTTTTTTATTAATTGGCATTAGCATGACGAGTTCCAGTACTGCGGCGTTGTTGGGCACTTTTGAAATTGCGGCGACTTCGATTGTAGCAATGATTTTTTTTAAAGAAGCGATTGGCAAGCGTCTGTGGCTCGCGATTATTTTTATTACGCTGGCCAGTATTTTATTGACCGTTACCGATATGTCCACAATCAATTTGTCGATGGGGGCAATTTTTGTGATGTTATCTTGTCTGTGCTGGGGGTTTGAGAATAATTGCACAAGAAATTTATCGCTTAAAGACCCGGTGCAGGTGGTTATCTTAAAAGGTTTCGGTTCGGGACTGGGAGCATTGTTGATTGCCTTTATTTGGGGCGAAATATCCGGAACGATTTTTTATATTGTCATGGCAATGGTATTAGGGTTTGTTGCTTATGGGTTAAGTATCTTTTTTTATGTCAAAGCCCAACGGGGTTTAGGTGCCGCCCGGACCAGTGCCTATTATGCCGCGGCACCTTTTATGGGGGTGCTGATATCCTGGCTGGTGCTCCGAGACCCGATTAGTCTTTCTTTTTTGGTTGCCTTGGGAATCATGATTCTGGGGACATGGCTGGCATTGTCGGAAAACCATGAACATGTTCACACCCATGAAGAAGAAACCCATAATCATAGTCATTCTCACGAGGATATCCATCATTGCCATGATCCGCACCAGATAGTATCCGGGGAGCATTGCCATGAGCATACACACCAGAAAACAGTCCACGAACATCACCATTTGCCGGATGTTCATCATCGCCATCAACATTAATAACGCAGCCGTAACTGGTGATTTTAGGTTGCTACATCAAAAACTAAAAGAAAAAAAGAACTTTATCAATTGATTAAAGTCAAATTGATAAAGTTCTTTTTTGTTATTGTTTAAATGTGAAAAAATAGTGTCGAATTATATAACTTGGAAATAAGGTTTGATCTCAAAGGGGATCATTTCTAAAATATATTTGCTTTCTTCGATAATTTCATTAATTCGCTTTTCATCAATATGCATCAGGACAAAATGTGCGCTGGTTAAATAATCGAGACATTCTTCCAATGAACAGTTAAATTCACCATTTGCATAAGCTAATTTTACGGATAATGAGGTAGCAATGGCGGCTCTGGCAATCATTGATATTTCGTCGGGACAACGTGTTAAATTTAAACCGTAGCGGCGATCATGAATTTGATAAAGACGAACTTTGTTTGCAGAAAAAGTATCCTCATATTTTTCATCGGCATGTTCCTTAACAAAGCGCATGACATTTGGATCATACAAGTGTAACATGTCGTATAAACGAATTTCAACAGCAGTACTTACCTGAAGATCAGTGGGGTTTTCTTTGAAATATTCTAAATATAATTTTAAAGCAATTCTGTTTTTATGTTCATATAAAAATCGCTCGGACACTTCTCGTGCTAAATTCGATTTTGATTTAAAATAATAGGTAATTAAAGGTTTAGTGATCCCGCAAATAGCGGCAATTTGATCCAGATAGGTGTTTTTATAGCCCTGCTCATAAAAAAGTTTAGTAGCAACCTGAAGGATATTTTCTTTTTGATTTTTCATATACATCTCTCTTTGTTATCGATTTAGTTATTGTATCGCGTTATATAGGTTAGAGCAAGCTCAAAATGTGAGATTGTCAATAAAAATTTTACCGGTAAAATTTTTATTGACAATTCGTAAAAATAACGATATACTTTAGTCACTTTACCGGTAAAATTTCCATCAAGTAGATAAACACATTACTGATAGGAAACTTAGATCATTTATCAAGTGACTGAAAACAAGCAAAATAGTAGGACTAAGCAGCCGATGTAAACGATGTACGGTAATTACTGAAATTAAACTTTGATAGGGCGGTTAGCAATCGGAAATATTGTCAATAGGGCGATTGATTTCGCGGCTATTAACGACCAAAACGAAAAGGAGAAAAAAATGATTATTATTGGCGAAAAAATTAATGGTGCAATCCCTTCAACAGCAAAGGCAATTGCGGCAAAAGATTCAGAATTTATTAAAAACCTGGCAATTAAGCAAGCAGAAGCGGGAGCAGATTATATTGATGTCTGTGCTTCAGTAGATGATGATATTGAACTGG
This is a stretch of genomic DNA from Acetobacterium woodii DSM 1030. It encodes these proteins:
- a CDS encoding cytochrome c biogenesis CcdA family protein; amino-acid sequence: MEYFIAFLEGIITFVSPCLLPMLPIYISYFAGQTHDENHHTALFNALGFVLGFTLIFVLLGAFAGSIGSLLIKYNTAVNLIGGIIIIIFGLNFMDILHLPFLNVNRQISLNHSRIGFFSSLLFGIVFSIGWTPCVGAFLGSALMLAASTGAVAKGILMLFSFSIGLGIPFILSAVLIDQLKSTFNFIKRHFKIVNRISGGFLILLGILMATGLMGYFLSLLTF
- a CDS encoding TetR/AcrR family transcriptional regulator, coding for MKNQKENILQVATKLFYEQGYKNTYLDQIAAICGITKPLITYYFKSKSNLAREVSERFLYEHKNRIALKLYLEYFKENPTDLQVSTAVEIRLYDMLHLYDPNVMRFVKEHADEKYEDTFSANKVRLYQIHDRRYGLNLTRCPDEISMIARAAIATSLSVKLAYANGEFNCSLEECLDYLTSAHFVLMHIDEKRINEIIEESKYILEMIPFEIKPYFQVI
- the trxA gene encoding thioredoxin; amino-acid sequence: MSALVITKDNFEQEVMKSDKPVLLDFWAPWCGPCKMVSPIVDEIAGEVTDSKVCKINVDEQPELAANFRVMSIPTLAVIKDGKVVKTSVGAKPKADILKMLDV
- a CDS encoding 4Fe-4S binding protein; the encoded protein is MIESTHSAPKNKAAVNKVTLSVKKERCPQNHPCPSVSVCPVDALSQVGFAAPEVDMNKCIGCGKCVNFCPMNALVLTLK
- a CDS encoding HAD family hydrolase → MKSQGNIFDLDGTLLDSMPAWENIGTDFLTKHGVNPPADLNKIIKTMSFVESSRYFIDFFGVDMTVEQVNDEINAMIQDNYAKHLQLKPFVKEVLDQQRAKGIKMGILTATHKSLVELVLARFGLLNHFQFILTSGMAGLPKSDPEIYHKAIKSLRLPVDQITIFEDALYCIQAARNTGCHIVGVYDESSKADWAEIQKNADDTILSFKELLK
- the thiM gene encoding hydroxyethylthiazole kinase, whose protein sequence is MFEKILENVNAKPPLVHCITNYVTVNDCANMVLACGGSPIMADDINEVEEITAICNALVINIGTLNERTVRSMIKAGQKANRLGLPVILDPVGAGASSLRTKTVFELLKEVKFSVIRGNVSEIKTIQLGNGTTKGVDADLSDAVTDDNLDQMVAFAKTLSEKTGAIIAITGAIDIVADNQKALIIRNGHAMMSRITGTGCMLTTVVGSYCGANPEDILMATAAAVSNMGLCGELAFEKIQNQNGGTASFRIALIDFMSQMDMGTLRGGIKVETR
- the thiE gene encoding thiamine phosphate synthase, producing MKLDKQAMLLYAVTDRSWLGTRTLVEQVEETLKGGATFIQLREKDLDFLDFVDEAKEIKKLTDTYQIPFVINDNVEVALAVDADGVHVGQDDLDAGELRKRLGDKIIGVSADTVALALKAEADGADYIGVGAIYSTATKTDAEVVDFETIAAICKSVTIPVVAIGGLNENNILSLRGTGVDGVALVSAIFSKTDIVKATQVLRRLSEDMVKA
- a CDS encoding TlpA family protein disulfide reductase, which encodes MTNKTKTIIGLVAFAIFLGLAYWGYTFLSATFNPSQSSQTDELQTAPDFTIYDQDGNPVKLSDFSGKPVVLNFWASWCPPCKSEMPHFNAVYQDQKDDVVFLMVDQADGERETNEKAQQFVTAQGFDFPIYFDSKSEASIAYGVSSIPTTLFINPEGKIVSGYRGALDESALLEGINLIKN
- a CDS encoding GNAT family N-acetyltransferase, which produces MKKEIKKDLELRNLEAKDLTQFNDILRYAFQVTDEQLLKVGWKHDEIKRSKFPILEKAEVIGWFEDGRLAAQIAVYPLQVNISGNIYEMGYITGVATYPEYMGLGLMSGLMKKSLETMHQRNQCISFLFPYSHPLYRHKGWEIVSDKMTFCIQDHQLPRDIDVPGRIKRVPENNPDLIKLHQEFAQKTHGCLIRNDLVWEEYWRWEVEDVTVAIYYSENDRALGYLVYLIENDVFHVKEMVYLNQEARKGLWAYIAAHESMINEVVGNNYNNHTISFLFGDSDMKETIRPYIMARIVDFEGFIKQYNFENADLDETITFEIIDTVLEWNNQIFTIQFSQDNKPILIDQPSPNWVKVEISILTCMLLGYKRPTYLQQIERIAANKKTVSILERIIPNEKVYFSDYI
- the thiD gene encoding bifunctional hydroxymethylpyrimidine kinase/phosphomethylpyrimidine kinase, translated to MKKVLSIAGSDCSGGAGIQADIKTIAAHQMYAMTVITVLTAQNTTGVYGIAEVASEFVAKQMDCVFSDIFPDAVKIGMVYNAEIIRTIAAKLKQYQAQNIILDPVMVATSGGNLLSADSIESLKTELMPLADLITPNIPEAEYLCGFAIQTKSDMVRAAKKMAENYQGSILIKGGHRLDSADDFLLIHKDQSSQERWFPGAKIANPNSHGTGCTLSSAIACGLAAGAEIEQAVRNAKDYVSGALSANLDLGKGSGPLDHGYKMKQ
- a CDS encoding YjdF family protein; protein product: MDKVMVKLTVFFEDPFWVGVFERSDEGTLKVAKVTFGGEPKDSEIYQFLLKNYDHLQFSQAVVDEKTTAKRINPKRMQRDIHRQLDQKSIGTKAQQALKEEQEQKKLIRKAFNRQKTETEKMLLFKLKQEQKKQKHRGR
- a CDS encoding Crp/Fnr family transcriptional regulator, whose amino-acid sequence is MLNKQDSQFIETILTFWDHLNSQQKSMLLENAMLMNYQRGETIHQGENDCVGVLLIKSGELRTYILSEDGRDITLYRIGANEFCILSASCILQNITFDVHIDAEQDCEIILINSAIFQKICNENIYAENFSYKAAIDRFSDVMWAMQQILFMSFDKRLTIFLLDEVARTGSNTIVMTHEQIAKYIGSAREVVSRMLKYFENEGYVHLSRGKIEVIDKVQLRDII
- a CDS encoding DUF6132 family protein, whose translation is MYLRLLIGTIVGAALGLLYYKLVGCPNGSCPITAKPHRTAIYGAILGFMLSSSF
- a CDS encoding DMT family transporter gives rise to the protein MKTNYSVIYAILAAVLFGINAPFSKILVNQINPLFLAALLYLGAGIGMTVLTVLNKKRRSESREAKLTKGEWPYVILMILLDIAAPIFLLIGISMTSSSTAALLGTFEIAATSIVAMIFFKEAIGKRLWLAIIFITLASILLTVTDMSTINLSMGAIFVMLSCLCWGFENNCTRNLSLKDPVQVVILKGFGSGLGALLIAFIWGEISGTIFYIVMAMVLGFVAYGLSIFFYVKAQRGLGAARTSAYYAAAPFMGVLISWLVLRDPISLSFLVALGIMILGTWLALSENHEHVHTHEEETHNHSHSHEDIHHCHDPHQIVSGEHCHEHTHQKTVHEHHHLPDVHHRHQH